The Geobacter sp. AOG2 genome includes a window with the following:
- a CDS encoding radical SAM protein, producing the protein MASACDMKNKIQGHPCFGGNHHKNGRMHLAVAPRCNIKCGYCTRKHDCANESRPGVTSRLLTPEEAIIKVREVMASPVVGPIIKVIGIAGPGDPLANEETFETFELVKKEFPELMLCMSTNGLLLPESIDRLYELGLHSLTVTINAVDPEVGAKIYRHVIYHGNHYTGVEGARILIANQFEGLKRAAELGLTIKVNSVLVPGVNDDQLPLIAERVKKLGAFVMNIMPIIPQAELSHIEPPSEERLAEVRKANESVIGQFSHCKQCRADAVGLIGQDVTVGESACAVPK; encoded by the coding sequence ATGGCGAGTGCATGTGACATGAAAAATAAGATCCAGGGGCATCCCTGCTTCGGCGGCAATCATCATAAAAACGGCCGCATGCATCTGGCGGTTGCCCCTCGATGCAACATCAAGTGCGGTTATTGCACCCGCAAACATGATTGCGCCAACGAATCCCGTCCCGGTGTGACCAGCCGTCTGCTGACCCCCGAGGAAGCCATTATCAAGGTGCGGGAGGTGATGGCCAGTCCGGTGGTGGGGCCAATTATCAAGGTGATCGGTATTGCCGGCCCCGGTGATCCGCTGGCCAACGAGGAGACCTTTGAAACCTTTGAGCTGGTCAAGAAGGAATTCCCGGAACTCATGTTGTGCATGAGCACCAACGGCCTGCTGTTGCCCGAGTCTATCGACCGCCTGTACGAATTGGGCCTGCACAGCCTGACCGTCACCATCAACGCCGTCGATCCCGAGGTCGGAGCCAAAATCTATCGACACGTCATCTACCACGGTAACCATTATACCGGTGTGGAAGGCGCCCGGATCCTGATCGCCAACCAGTTCGAGGGGTTGAAGCGCGCCGCCGAACTTGGCCTCACCATCAAGGTGAATTCCGTGCTGGTGCCCGGGGTGAACGACGACCAGTTGCCGCTGATCGCCGAGCGGGTCAAGAAATTGGGGGCCTTTGTGATGAACATCATGCCGATTATCCCCCAGGCCGAACTGTCGCACATCGAACCACCCAGCGAAGAGCGGCTCGCGGAGGTGCGCAAGGCCAACGAGTCGGTTATCGGGCAGTTCAGCCATTGCAAACAGTGTCGCGCCGACGCCGTTGGCCTGATCGGGCAGGATGTGACGGTCGGCGAGTCAGCCTGCGCGGTACCGAAATGA